Within the Meriones unguiculatus strain TT.TT164.6M chromosome 2, Bangor_MerUng_6.1, whole genome shotgun sequence genome, the region gatggatatatatatagatCAGACCTCTTGGAGCTGCAGGTGACCCACAGCCAGTTGTTTCATTAACTGGAGAGCCCCGGGGTGTAGGTTGGCTGGGTCTGGGGTTCCTTTGATGTTTACACAGTCTGATGTCTCAGTGAAGCCTTCCTCCACTCTGGCTTCTTCCATCTGCTTCCTCAGTCTGCAGATAGGGTAGAACTTACCTTATTGAATAAGGTGGGCGGTGTACCCACCCCATACCCAGTCTCCGTGGCAGGAAGGGATTATCTGTTTGGCTGGGCCTGCTCATGAGCCCACCCCTGCAGCTGGGACATGAAACCCACGTAGGGAAAGTTGGACGACTGTGCGGGTGAAGACCAACCAGACATGAGGAGAGCAGTGTGCCCTGCAGGTGATGGATGGGTAGAGAGAAGGCAATAGGCTGTTTTAGGACTTAGGAAACTGGGTCATTTTTACATGACCCAGATTTTAAATGACCTTTGCTAAGCCAGAGCACATCGCTATGCGGTATAGGGTAGAAAGTGTTAAAGAGGAGGGACCGCCATGGTCACTAGTGAGGCAGAAGTCGGTGAGGCTTGGTAAGATGGCAAGACAAGTGGCTGGCTGGatgttcaggaagctgagggtgtCAGATGGTTTGCAGGGATGCAAGTGGGGGTCACTCACCACCAGTAGTGCGACTGGATACCAGGGGAAGCAGTAGAGATGGACTGGGGTGGCCTTGGGAAGCAGGGTAGCAACACTGGACTGGTGATGgggagagcaggagggagggagagatggagacatGTCTAAACTGGTGGCTGTTCCTGGATCAGGACCAGCAAAAGCGGAGAAGGCGGGTCTCTGGGATGAGACAGGCAGGTAGAGCTGTGTGGAGAGTTCTCTGCCACTCAACCCATCCTCTTCCAGGTGGTGTATTTCACAGCCACCTTTCCCTACCTCATCCTGCTCATGCTGCTAGTTCGAGGAGTGACCCTTCCCGGGGCCTGGAAGGGCATTCAGTTCTATCTCACACCCCAGTTCCACCACCTGTTATCTTCCAAGGTGAGTGGGGAGTGTGAAAGGAGGATTCTTCTAcgagagaggggacaggagtagGGGCCCCTCCAGCTGCTAGCTGCAACACTGTCCCAGTCCTTTCTGTGTGTCCTCGTTTATTCCTTAAAGCCCTATGAAGCAGATACTATTTTCTCCAtttgacaaaaaaagaaagaaagaaagagagagagagagagagagagagagagagagagagagagagagaaaagaaaagaaaagaaaaaagaaaagaaaagaaagaacggAAGCTCACAAGAATTAGTGATGAGTGGAAGGTCTCATGGCTGGGGTTCCACTCAGATCGTCTGGCTCCAAAGCCCTAGGGGACATTAGCACCAGTGATTCACAACATGGCCCTGGCATCTGACACCATTGACCTTACACTCCTTGACTGTTGCAGTGATTTAACCCTCACTGTGCCTTTCCGTGAGGTAGGAACTATTCTAGGTCCTTCACCACCAATGAAGGACTTGGAGTGCAGGGAGGTGACAGGTCTAGACCAGGATGCAGTTAGAAACTGGTGAAGGTGAGTGCCAGTTCAGGTCCCTCGGACTCCAGACAGGAAGTAAAATGGTTACATAGGCCTGTGCTCAACTCCAATCTGCTGGCAACTCTGCATTAGCCACACCTTCCTTCAGGACTGGACCAGGCTTAGAGACCATCTTCTAGACCCCGGGTGGTAAACTGAGTCCCAGAAAGGGGAAGGACTTGCCCACATCCTGCAGTGTAAGTGCTGGTGCTGGGTCCCCTCCTGGGCCTCatttgtaaccctggctgttccCCATTCCTGGTTGAACCTACCTCTCACCCTCACCCCTccacctcttctctttctcctctcctgggccctccctgccttccctgcTCCTCTTTCCTTGGCACAGGTGTGGATTGAAGCTGCTCTTCAGATCTTTTACTCCCTGGGAGTGGGGTTTGGGGGTCTCCTCACCTTTGCCTCCTACAACACATTCCACCAGAACATCTACAGGTAAGTGCTTGGACTCCCTGGTGCCAGACTCAGGAGGACTGTTGCCCATGAGGCGCTCTTGGGTTGAGGCTGTGGCCAGCTCACCCTGACTTGGGTTTGGATTCTTCCTGACAGAGACACCTTCATTGTCACTCTGGGCAATGCCATCACCAGCATCCTGGCTGGCTTCGCCATCTTTTCGGTGCTGGGATACATGTCTCAGGAGTTGGGTGTGCCCGTGGACCAAGTGGCCAAAGCAGGTAGGTGGGGcattgtttttaacaaaatctcaattgtttgattttaccaataaagacccaGGAGCCAGATGTTCAGGTGAAAGTCTGCTAGCtccaagaggcagagaaagcacccagctgaccttcctccccAGCCAACAATGTCCCAAAAGGAGCATGACCCTTTCCCatgccatctcaaaaaacaaaacaaaacaaacaaaaaaccctcaaactgaatgtccctccctttTGCTTCCTGTGAGTCTCTCTATCCATCCTGACTTCTTTTACCCTCTTCTAGTGATTTTCCTATGTTCACTCACTGTCAACTGGTAGCTTGCTCTTGGCCTAGGATTGACTTTCTTTAATCATGTTTACgatattcaagcagaaagctcttggaataaaggtgtgtgctagggctgagccacaccacaactagaaacagttttgttttgttgtcccgccccccccccccccgtaaacCATCCAATCTCAGATttacaatgtgatcaaatattctgcaacagtGGGTGCAGCATTCAGGAGTTTGGTTGGATGAGAGGTGGTTGGGCTTCAGGGTATCAACACAGACCAGCAGCATAGGGGATAGCTATGGTTTTTGGGggagtgttttggttttgttttggggcatctgtttctgttttctgtgggGACAACTGTGTAAATGCATGGGTGTGAAAATGAGTGTGCAACAACAATTTGTTCTGGACACAAAAAGAGTTTCTGTATGAGGCTGTCTTGTCTTTCAGGTCTTGTTTGTCCAAACAAGTCACTTCCTGAGATGTATGCATGAAAGTGAACCTAGGGAGCCAGTGATCTGTGAATCAGGGTATTTTGTGTCAGTGGGTGAGTGTAAGTATGTGTACTGGTAGAGTTCTCTGTACAAACGAGTGTGAGGGGACCTGTGTTCTGACTACGTGTTACATTTGGTTCCTGCGTGTTTGAGCGTGACTGCTTATTCATAGTCAATAGTCCCATGCCCTGAGCACCTGCAGTGTGCCAGCCCAAGTCCTTGGCACTAAGAAAGTGGTGAATGTGCTCAGTTGGTGTTAGTCTCTGGACCTGGGTGTGGTAAGTGAGTGTGCTCCCACATCGACACAAACCACCCTATATATTTAAATGCGTATTGGGGCATACTGTGTACTCCAGGCTGCTGACTCCGCATGCCCTGGGCCCAGGCCCTGGCCTGGCCTTTGTTGTCTACCCACAGGCCATGACAATGCTTCCCCTGTCACCTTTCTggtccttcctcttcttcttcatgcTTCTGACTCTTGGCCTGGATAGCCAGGTAAGCCTTGGCCGTGGGAGTGGGTCCTGCTATGTGTGAGCGTAGAATTCTGACCTCACTACCCCCCTGCAGTTTGCCTTTCTAGAGACCATCGTGACTGCAGTGACAGATGAGTTCCCATACTACCTGAGGCCCAAGAAGGCAGTGTTCTCAGGCCTCATCTGTGTAGCCATGTACCTGATGGGGCTGATCCTCACCACAGACGTGAGTGACCTGCAGGGGGCGCTGAGCTGGGGGAGCTGGGCAGGGTGGCACTTGCAGCAGTAGTTTTGGCCAGCTGAGCAGTCACTGAACTGTTTCCCGTCCTACCCAGGGCCTGTTTCCTGTAGTATGCACCTTGGTCTATGGTTGAGTTctggctctggagtcactttgaaAGACCTGGGGGATTCAAGCCTCACTCCTCCACTTGCTGAGTGATTCCAGACAAGTGACTTTCTCTCAACACCCATTTTTCCTCATCCATAAATGGTTCTTGTTTGGGGATCGGGCTTTTGGGAGTCAGGAAAGGGCATTGTCTCTACAGGGCTGGGTGGGCAGATTATGTCATGGCTTTTATCCTCTTAGTACCCTAGCCATTTCCCATTCACCTCCTGCCAGagaaggaggctgaggctggaagcCCAGCGCTGTGCTCTCTGTTCCAGGGGGGTATGTACTGGCTGGTCCTTCTGGATGACTACAGTGCCAGCTTCGGACTCATGGTGGTGGTGATCACCACGTGCCTCGCTGTCACCCGGGTATATGGTGAGAAGGGCTGTGGGGGAAGGCAGGCTGACACCCCATGGAGTGAGAGAGCAGGGTGTGGACCCTGTGCTAGCAGTCAGGCAGGGACGCAGGCATGGGGGAGGGGTCATGGGCACTGGTGGGACCTCTCATGGGGACACTCTTTTCTCCACCCCTGTGCAGGCATCCAGAGGTTCTGCCGAGACATCCACATGATGCTGGGCTTCAAGCCAGGCATCTACTTCAGGGCCTGCTGGCTCTTTCTTTCCCCGGCCACACTGCTGGTAAccggggtgggagggagggtagcTGGCTGGGGCCCCAGGGTCAAGTGTAGATTCTCTGTGCATTTAGTCGAGCTGGGTTGAGCCTTTGCTAAGACTGTGGAGTGGGTATCTGGACCTAGCCCACACATCCCCCTTTCAAGCCCCAGTTTTCTGAACTGTGGTATACCTAGACTTACAGTCGGTCAGCAAATGGGTGGGGCTTTCCTAGTTCTTAGGACCGCAGGAGGGGACCTCAGTACAGTGTTTTGCTTGTGATAGGGTAGGAGCAACTGGGAGGGAGGTTGTCTCGGGATTTAGGCTATGTCCAAGCTGGGCTGTCACAGACCTTCATGTTGAGTCAGCTTGGAGCTAGCCAGTTGCCCAGGTCTAACAAAGGCCCCAGAGATGTACCATCTTTGGTTCTGGTAAGGACCATGAGTAGGTCCCAGGTAGGCTCTCGTAAGCCTTAGGATGGTCCTGGCCTAGGCCATGCCATACTCTGGGCTCCACTCAAGGATACTCTGGGCTCCACTCAAGGATCAGTGACGCTGGAGTCTCCATTCTGCAGGCCTTGCTGGTATACAGCATTGTCAAGTACCAGCCCTCGGAGTATGGCAGCTATCGCTTCCCTGCCTGGGCTGAGCTGCTAGGCATCCTCATGGGCCTGCTCTCCTGCCTTATGATCCCAGCTGGCATGCTGGCAGCTGTGCTTCGAGAGGAGGGCTCACTCTGGGAGGTGAGTTTGCTTTCCCTGCCCACCTCTCAGCCCTGTGGCCCAACTCTGGTCCCAGCTCTgagtgttaaaaaaacaaaaacaaaaacaataaagggctggagagatagctcagagtttaagagcactggacctcttccagaggtcctgagttcaattcccagcagacacatggtagctcacaagcatctataatgagatctggtgccctcttctggcctgcaggcacacatgcaagcagaacactgtacacataataaataaatctttaaaaaaacaacaataaaaaaaacaaacaacaacaaaaacacaccacCTGCAGGATCCTTGTAGCCTGCAAGAGGCTGGATTCACTCTGGAGCTGGAATCATGCTCTGAACCTCACAGCACATGGAGCCTTGGTGTTGGAATTGGAGAGAATAACTAATCCAAAGACCACTGATGATAGTGCAGGGGTCAGGACTTGAATTTGAAGACCAGAGCCATTGGATAACATTGAGATACCCCATAAGGCAGGCTATCCTTCTTGTCCTATGTTCAGAATCACTGCTGGTTCCATAGTTACTAGGATGCCAATACTGTGTTTTGCTTGTGATAGGGTAGGAACAACTGGGAGAGAGACTGTCTCAGGATTTAGGCTATGTCCAATCTGGG harbors:
- the Slc6a7 gene encoding sodium-dependent proline transporter, encoding MKKLQGAHLRKPVTPDLLMTPSDQGDVDLDIDFAADRGNWTGKLDFLLSCIGYCVGLGNVWRFPYRAYTNGGGAFLVPYFLMLAICGIPLFFLELSLGQFSSLGPLAVWKISPLFKGAGAAMLLIVGLVAIYYNMIIAYVLFYLFASLTSNLPWEHCGNWWNTERCLEHRGPKDGNGVLPLNLSSTVSPSEEYWSRYVLHIQGSQGIGRPGEIRWNLCLCLLLAWVIVFLCILKGVKSSGKVVYFTATFPYLILLMLLVRGVTLPGAWKGIQFYLTPQFHHLLSSKVWIEAALQIFYSLGVGFGGLLTFASYNTFHQNIYRDTFIVTLGNAITSILAGFAIFSVLGYMSQELGVPVDQVAKAGPGLAFVVYPQAMTMLPLSPFWSFLFFFMLLTLGLDSQFAFLETIVTAVTDEFPYYLRPKKAVFSGLICVAMYLMGLILTTDGGMYWLVLLDDYSASFGLMVVVITTCLAVTRVYGIQRFCRDIHMMLGFKPGIYFRACWLFLSPATLLALLVYSIVKYQPSEYGSYRFPAWAELLGILMGLLSCLMIPAGMLAAVLREEGSLWERLQQASRPAIDWGPSLEENRTGMYVATLAGSQSPKPLMVHMRKYGGITSFENTAIEVDREIAEEEEESMM